One window of Thermodesulfobacteriota bacterium genomic DNA carries:
- a CDS encoding chemotaxis protein CheW yields the protein MTEITDAAPPLVNCWTRIGVWSRGGERCPELGRVVHCRNCPVYSAAGRRFLDRPLEDDCQQEWTVALAREKVVKDLKARSAFVFRVGREWLALAATLIREVVPMGPIHSLPHRRSAILRGVVNIRGKLEICVSIGGVLGIDKESTGSGESGYAAPERMIVAARRGETFVFPVSQVRGMARYHAEMLRNLPVTVTAAKAAYTTGILSLDGRDVGFLDEEALFRAINDSLT from the coding sequence ATGACCGAAATCACTGATGCTGCCCCGCCGTTGGTCAACTGCTGGACCCGCATCGGGGTGTGGAGCCGGGGCGGGGAGCGCTGCCCCGAGCTGGGGCGGGTGGTGCACTGCCGCAACTGCCCGGTCTATTCCGCGGCTGGACGTCGATTCCTGGATCGGCCCCTGGAGGACGACTGCCAGCAGGAGTGGACGGTGGCTCTGGCCCGGGAGAAGGTGGTCAAGGACCTGAAGGCCAGGAGCGCCTTCGTGTTCCGGGTCGGCCGGGAATGGCTGGCTCTGGCCGCCACCCTCATCCGGGAGGTGGTGCCCATGGGCCCCATCCACAGCCTGCCCCATCGCCGGAGCGCCATCCTGCGAGGGGTGGTCAACATCCGGGGCAAGCTCGAGATCTGCGTGTCCATCGGCGGTGTTTTGGGCATCGACAAGGAGAGCACCGGGAGCGGCGAGTCCGGCTATGCCGCCCCGGAGCGGATGATTGTCGCGGCCCGCCGGGGCGAGACCTTCGTGTTCCCGGTCAGTCAGGTGCGGGGGATGGCTCGCTACCATGCCGAGATGTTGCGCAACCTGCCGGTCACCGTCACCGCCGCCAAGGCGGCCTACACCACCGGCATCCTCAGCCTGGACGGCCGCGACGTCGGCTTCCTGGACGAGGAGGCCTTGTTCCGTGCCATCAATGACAGCCTGACATGA
- a CDS encoding CheR family methyltransferase, producing MDASLVADLLRDAIGLKITAIGDAAVKRALGRRMRALGVTDPAGYLACVRQSEQELGELVEEVVVPETWFFRDERAFAVLAEFARQVWARAHPERRLRLLSIPCATGEEPYSLAMAMLQASWPSDRLRIEGVDISRRALARAREGLYGAHSFRGHRFGFRDRFFTVIGERYRITDAVRAVVRLRPGNLLDAQLPQDLGIFDAIFCRNLLIYFDRPCQEQALAALERMLADDGLLFVGHAESGILIDSPFVHAGYAQAFAYAKGQRRLAVARPPEARPEPPAPPPRLPPPPPLPALVAPARQEPPVKPPQERPDLDTIRRLADQGQLTEALRLCGAFLAHEQGSEAEAFFLMGVLLDATGELKEAAVCLRKALYLNPEHLEALIHLGLVSERLGDRAGAAACRERARRLADRPPAPLAGDEKQDARP from the coding sequence ATGGATGCATCCCTGGTGGCCGACCTGTTGCGGGACGCCATCGGCCTCAAAATCACCGCCATCGGGGACGCGGCGGTCAAGCGCGCCCTGGGACGCCGCATGCGGGCCCTGGGGGTTACGGATCCGGCCGGCTATCTGGCCTGCGTCCGCCAGTCCGAGCAGGAGCTGGGGGAGCTGGTGGAGGAGGTGGTGGTCCCGGAGACCTGGTTCTTCCGGGATGAGCGGGCCTTTGCGGTGCTGGCCGAGTTCGCCCGGCAGGTCTGGGCGCGGGCCCACCCGGAGCGGCGCCTGCGCCTGTTGTCCATCCCCTGCGCCACCGGCGAGGAGCCATACTCCCTGGCCATGGCCATGCTCCAGGCATCCTGGCCCAGCGACCGGCTGCGCATCGAGGGGGTAGACATCAGCCGGCGGGCCTTGGCCCGGGCGCGGGAGGGGTTGTACGGCGCACACTCCTTCCGGGGGCACCGTTTCGGCTTCCGGGATCGCTTCTTCACCGTGATCGGTGAACGGTACCGCATCACCGACGCGGTGCGGGCCGTGGTGCGGCTGCGGCCGGGCAACCTCCTGGACGCCCAGCTGCCGCAGGATCTGGGCATCTTCGACGCCATCTTCTGCCGCAATCTGCTCATCTATTTCGATCGCCCGTGCCAGGAGCAGGCCCTGGCTGCTTTGGAGCGGATGTTGGCGGATGATGGCCTGCTCTTCGTGGGCCATGCGGAGTCTGGCATCCTGATCGACTCGCCCTTTGTGCATGCCGGCTATGCCCAGGCCTTTGCCTACGCCAAGGGGCAGCGGAGGCTGGCGGTGGCCCGACCGCCCGAGGCCAGGCCGGAGCCGCCGGCGCCTCCGCCACGGCTACCGCCACCGCCACCGCTGCCCGCACTGGTGGCGCCGGCCCGGCAGGAGCCACCGGTGAAGCCCCCCCAGGAGCGGCCGGATCTGGACACGATTCGACGCTTGGCGGACCAGGGCCAGCTCACCGAGGCCCTGCGCCTGTGCGGGGCCTTCCTGGCCCATGAGCAGGGGAGCGAGGCGGAGGCCTTCTTTCTCATGGGCGTCCTCCTGGATGCCACCGGCGAGCTTAAGGAGGCAGCGGTGTGTCTGCGCAAGGCTTTGTACCTGAACCCCGAGCACCTGGAGGCCTTGATCCATCTGGGGCTGGTCTCCGAGCGCCTGGGTGATCGGGCCGGCGCCGCTGCCTGCCGAGAGCGGGCACGCCGGCTGGCCGATCGGCCGCCGGCGCCTTTGGCCGGTGACGAGAAGCAGGATGCCCGCCCATGA
- a CDS encoding chemotaxis protein CheW: MLLLLFEIGEGRYALTSTEVVEIVHLVRLRRIPRTPDYVAGMMNLRGQPVPVIDLCRLVEARPCARRLSTRIIVVDHGAGPQGGYRLGLIAERVTEATRTDQVRLRAGGVLMEEELRMGGGGEGEMVQWFDLDRVLPADTIQLLFPG; this comes from the coding sequence ATGCTCCTCTTGCTGTTTGAGATCGGCGAGGGGCGGTACGCCTTGACCTCGACGGAGGTGGTGGAGATTGTCCACCTGGTGCGGCTGCGCCGCATTCCGCGCACCCCTGACTACGTGGCCGGGATGATGAACCTGCGGGGCCAGCCGGTGCCGGTCATTGATCTGTGCCGGCTGGTGGAGGCCAGGCCATGCGCCCGGCGTCTGTCCACCCGCATCATCGTCGTCGACCATGGTGCCGGCCCCCAGGGAGGCTACCGGTTGGGCCTGATCGCCGAGCGGGTGACCGAGGCTACCCGCACCGATCAGGTGCGCCTCCGGGCCGGCGGCGTGCTCATGGAGGAGGAGCTGCGGATGGGGGGCGGCGGCGAGGGGGAGATGGTGCAATGGTTCGATCTGGATCGGGTCCTGCCCGCCGACACCATCCAGCTGCTCTTTCCGGGCTAG
- a CDS encoding methyl-accepting chemotaxis protein, whose product MMSWQKDLRVRWRLAIFVVFMLLLLVGSGIGGLWGMGSANRMLFVMYHEQGLPLEVLMELDGLVQVNLMANAEKVMFEQISWAEGLHRIEQARATLDERWRAAQAQAASTTGQAPWLAAMRPLMKNVDEMAARLITLVQQKDVDTLDHWSDERLYPLGEEFHEKVQALVQENLAGMAEVYEQSQQDYTRSKTAFVAIMALGILISALASVLLIRSIDEPLSRINATMSRIMGGDLTVRLLHDRQDELGVLIQGFNRMAENLSDLVSRIQRSGIQVTSSITELAATAREQEAVGNQHAATSSEIAASTTEIAATASSLMETMRKVADMARGTAKSAAHGHDGLQRIDRTMTRMEESTGTIVEKLSILSEKAANIAGVVKTINKVADQTNLLSLNAAIEAEKAGEYGAGFAVVATEIRRLADQTAVATFDIEQMVQEVQSAVSAGVMGIDKFAEDVRRSVEEIRQIGHQLTEVIYQVQSLEPQVEAVSEGIEAQSLGASQISSAVSQLNEATQQTAESLAQTSATISQLHQAALGLQDCVSQFKVEAGAKHAPLAV is encoded by the coding sequence ATGATGTCGTGGCAAAAGGATCTGCGGGTCCGCTGGCGGTTGGCGATCTTTGTGGTGTTCATGCTGCTGTTGCTGGTGGGCAGTGGCATCGGCGGGTTGTGGGGCATGGGCAGTGCCAACCGGATGCTGTTCGTCATGTACCATGAGCAGGGCCTGCCCCTGGAGGTCCTTATGGAGCTGGACGGGCTGGTCCAGGTCAATCTCATGGCCAACGCCGAAAAGGTGATGTTCGAGCAGATCTCCTGGGCCGAGGGCCTGCACCGGATCGAGCAGGCCAGGGCCACCCTGGACGAGCGGTGGCGGGCGGCCCAGGCCCAGGCTGCCAGTACCACGGGCCAGGCGCCGTGGCTCGCCGCCATGCGGCCGCTGATGAAGAACGTGGACGAGATGGCGGCCCGCCTGATCACCCTGGTGCAGCAGAAGGATGTGGACACCCTGGATCATTGGTCGGATGAGCGTCTCTACCCGCTGGGCGAGGAATTCCACGAGAAGGTCCAAGCCCTGGTCCAGGAGAATCTCGCCGGGATGGCGGAGGTCTACGAGCAATCCCAGCAAGACTACACCAGGTCCAAGACCGCCTTCGTCGCCATCATGGCGCTGGGCATCCTGATCTCGGCGTTGGCCTCGGTTCTGCTCATCCGCAGCATCGACGAGCCCTTGTCCCGGATCAACGCCACCATGAGCCGGATCATGGGCGGGGATCTGACGGTGCGTCTCCTCCATGACCGCCAGGACGAGCTGGGGGTCCTCATCCAGGGCTTCAACCGCATGGCCGAGAACCTGTCCGACCTCGTGTCCCGCATCCAGCGCTCCGGCATCCAGGTGACCAGCTCCATCACCGAGCTGGCCGCCACGGCGCGGGAGCAGGAGGCGGTGGGCAACCAGCACGCCGCCACCTCCAGCGAGATCGCCGCCTCCACCACCGAGATCGCCGCCACCGCGTCCAGCCTGATGGAGACCATGCGCAAGGTGGCGGACATGGCCAGGGGCACCGCCAAGTCCGCCGCCCATGGCCACGACGGACTGCAGCGCATCGACCGCACCATGACCCGCATGGAGGAATCCACCGGCACCATCGTCGAGAAGCTGTCGATCCTGAGCGAGAAGGCGGCCAACATCGCCGGCGTGGTCAAGACCATCAACAAGGTCGCTGACCAGACCAACCTCTTGTCGCTCAATGCCGCCATCGAGGCGGAAAAGGCCGGGGAGTATGGCGCCGGCTTCGCGGTGGTCGCCACCGAGATCCGGCGTCTGGCGGACCAGACGGCGGTCGCGACCTTTGATATCGAGCAGATGGTCCAGGAGGTGCAGTCCGCGGTCTCCGCCGGCGTCATGGGCATCGACAAGTTCGCCGAGGATGTCCGGCGGAGCGTCGAGGAGATCCGCCAGATCGGCCACCAGCTGACCGAGGTCATCTACCAGGTGCAGTCCCTGGAGCCCCAGGTGGAGGCGGTGAGCGAAGGGATCGAGGCCCAGTCCCTGGGCGCCAGCCAGATCAGCTCGGCGGTCAGCCAGCTCAACGAGGCGACCCAGCAGACCGCCGAGTCCCTCGCCCAGACCAGCGCCACCATCAGTCAGCTGCACCAGGCAGCCCTGGGGCTGCAGGATTGTGTCTCCCAGTTCAAGGTGGAGGCCGGAGCCAAGCATGCTCCTCTTGCTGTTTGA
- a CDS encoding chemotaxis response regulator protein-glutamate methylesterase, translated as MKIGIVNDSFMALESLRRVVSSVPDYRVLWMARNGREAVSFCQADRPDLVLMDLMMPVMDGVEATRQIMKTAPCAILVVTATVTGHAAKVFDAMGAGALDAVATPVLGTDGKSTGGQALLHKIARIASLLGHGTGRTVAPAPTAATAPAGRSDQCLIAIGCSTGGPQALAQILSYLPADIPASLVVIQHMDTRFTAGLVEWLRGTVQLPVKLAVEGDCPRPGLILVPSTEGHVVLNGRGCLSFTTEPADNYYHPSADVFFHSVVRHWTGPAIGVLLTGMGRDGADGLLAMRRRGWHTVAQDQASSVVYGMPKAAADLGAAVEVLSLCAIGPALVDLLAPKRGIVREKAVSRPF; from the coding sequence GTGAAGATTGGCATCGTCAATGATTCCTTCATGGCTCTGGAAAGTCTGCGCCGCGTCGTCAGCTCGGTTCCCGACTACCGGGTGCTGTGGATGGCCCGCAACGGCCGCGAGGCGGTCTCGTTCTGCCAGGCGGATCGCCCGGACCTGGTGCTCATGGATCTCATGATGCCGGTGATGGACGGAGTGGAGGCCACCCGGCAGATCATGAAGACCGCGCCCTGCGCCATCCTGGTGGTGACGGCCACGGTCACCGGCCATGCAGCCAAGGTCTTCGACGCCATGGGCGCCGGCGCCCTGGACGCGGTGGCCACACCGGTCCTGGGCACCGACGGCAAGAGCACCGGCGGACAGGCGCTGTTGCACAAGATCGCCCGCATCGCCAGCCTGTTGGGCCACGGGACCGGCAGGACCGTCGCCCCGGCCCCGACCGCTGCGACCGCACCGGCGGGCCGCTCCGATCAATGCCTCATCGCCATCGGCTGCTCCACCGGCGGCCCCCAGGCCCTGGCCCAGATCCTGTCGTATCTGCCCGCCGACATCCCCGCCTCGCTGGTCGTCATCCAGCACATGGACACCCGCTTCACCGCCGGTCTGGTGGAGTGGCTGCGGGGAACGGTGCAGCTGCCGGTCAAGCTGGCCGTGGAGGGGGATTGCCCCCGGCCGGGCCTCATCCTGGTGCCCAGCACCGAGGGCCATGTGGTCCTGAACGGAAGGGGCTGCCTCAGCTTCACCACCGAGCCTGCGGACAACTACTACCACCCTTCCGCCGATGTCTTCTTCCACAGCGTCGTCCGCCACTGGACGGGCCCGGCCATCGGCGTCCTGCTCACCGGCATGGGCCGGGACGGTGCCGATGGCCTGCTGGCCATGCGCCGGCGGGGCTGGCATACCGTGGCCCAGGACCAGGCCAGCTCGGTGGTCTACGGTATGCCCAAGGCCGCGGCCGACCTGGGTGCTGCGGTGGAGGTCCTGTCCCTTTGTGCCATCGGCCCGGCCCTGGTGGATCTTCTGGCCCCCAAGAGAGGCATCGTCCGTGAGAAAGCCGTCAGCCGCCCCTTCTGA
- a CDS encoding diguanylate cyclase gives MRKPSAAPSDPRSDLAGQGITVLLVDDQPMIAEAVRRALAEAEDIAFHYCSDPTQALKVATQVRPTVILQDLVMPELDGLMMLRFFRVHAETAQVPVIVLSVREEPKVKSEAFAVGANDYLVKLPDKIELIARIRYHSRAYINQLERDAAFRALQRSQEELAAAVDQLAEANRSLQRLSSLDGLTGIANRRRFDDVLHQEWHRAMRQGSSLALILLDIDFFKLFNDNYGHQRGDDCLRQVAGVLERSMRRDADLAARYGGEEFAAILPNSDETGGLAVAKAMQANLRLLQIPHAKSRVSDHVTISVGVSATVPRRDTEPELLVAAADRGLYQAKEEGRDRICPATIDWPQGTG, from the coding sequence GTGAGAAAGCCGTCAGCCGCCCCTTCTGATCCCCGCTCCGATCTGGCCGGACAGGGGATCACCGTCCTGTTGGTGGACGATCAGCCGATGATCGCCGAGGCGGTGCGCCGGGCACTGGCCGAGGCGGAGGACATCGCCTTCCACTACTGCTCGGATCCTACCCAGGCCTTGAAGGTGGCGACCCAGGTCAGGCCGACCGTCATCCTCCAGGACTTGGTGATGCCGGAGCTGGACGGGCTCATGATGCTGCGCTTCTTCCGGGTCCATGCCGAGACCGCCCAGGTGCCGGTCATCGTCCTGTCGGTGCGGGAGGAGCCCAAGGTGAAGAGCGAGGCCTTTGCCGTCGGAGCCAACGACTACCTGGTCAAGCTCCCGGACAAGATTGAGCTTATCGCCCGCATCCGCTACCACTCCCGGGCCTACATCAACCAGCTGGAGCGGGACGCCGCTTTCCGGGCTTTGCAGAGGAGCCAGGAGGAGCTGGCCGCCGCGGTCGATCAGCTGGCCGAGGCCAACCGCAGCCTGCAGCGGCTCTCCTCCCTGGACGGTCTGACCGGCATCGCCAACCGCCGCCGCTTCGACGACGTTCTGCACCAGGAATGGCACCGGGCCATGCGCCAGGGCTCTTCCCTGGCGCTCATTCTCCTGGACATCGATTTCTTCAAGCTCTTCAACGACAACTACGGCCACCAGCGGGGAGACGACTGCCTGCGCCAGGTGGCCGGGGTCCTGGAGCGCTCCATGCGCCGGGACGCCGACCTGGCCGCCCGCTATGGCGGCGAGGAGTTCGCCGCCATCCTCCCCAACAGCGACGAGACCGGCGGTCTCGCTGTTGCCAAGGCCATGCAGGCCAACCTGCGCCTCTTGCAGATCCCCCACGCCAAATCCCGGGTCAGCGACCACGTCACCATCAGTGTCGGGGTCTCGGCCACCGTCCCCCGGCGCGACACCGAGCCGGAGCTGCTGGTGGCCGCCGCCGACCGGGGCCTGTACCAGGCCAAAGAAGAGGGCCGCGACCGCATCTGCCCCGCCACCATCGACTGGCCGCAGGGCACCGGCTGA
- a CDS encoding single-stranded DNA-binding protein, translating into MASVNKVILVGNLGADPEVRYSQNGTAVANFRIATSDVWKNPDGSKAERTEWHRIVAFARLGEVCGELLAKGKQVYIEGRLQTRKWEDRDGNARYTTEIVAQTMQILGQRGGQEGDAGRDEEPPFAEPAGMGSDVPF; encoded by the coding sequence ATGGCATCGGTCAACAAGGTGATTCTCGTCGGCAACCTGGGCGCCGACCCGGAAGTGCGCTACTCTCAGAACGGCACTGCGGTGGCCAACTTCCGCATTGCCACCAGCGATGTCTGGAAGAACCCGGATGGCAGCAAGGCCGAGCGCACCGAGTGGCACCGGATCGTCGCCTTTGCCCGACTGGGCGAGGTCTGCGGCGAACTGCTCGCCAAAGGCAAGCAGGTCTATATCGAAGGCCGGCTGCAGACCCGGAAATGGGAAGACCGGGACGGCAACGCCCGCTACACCACTGAAATCGTGGCCCAGACCATGCAGATCCTGGGGCAGCGGGGTGGCCAGGAGGGCGACGCCGGCCGGGACGAGGAGCCGCCCTTCGCCGAGCCCGCGGGCATGGGCAGCGACGTGCCGTTCTGA